Proteins co-encoded in one Gossypium arboreum isolate Shixiya-1 chromosome 11, ASM2569848v2, whole genome shotgun sequence genomic window:
- the LOC108472298 gene encoding G-type lectin S-receptor-like serine/threonine-protein kinase At4g27290: MRGLCLEENWSFNMERDPIFTLICLLIVVFSHLELSEEVDVLGVEGSISDGETLVSSLETFQLGFFSPGKSRNTYLGIWFKTCPETVVWVANRNNPIADGKGVLTVSDSGNLVLLNQTKSVVWSSNMSVTAQNPVAQLLDTGNLVLKDNKSTAGSYLWQSFDYPSDTLLPGMKVGWNLKTGEERYLTSWKSTDDPSPGNFTFRLDKNGLPQLVIDTESMKTYRTGPWNGFGFEAIPAYLNFLFKHNVVSNENEIFFSYEVANKEITTRLWLNHTGYLQRLIFTHDSKNWEFLYSAPFDKCGIYGFCGANSICSSRRADACKCLKGFISKSQESKNCVRESSLDCQKGDGFTRLVGVKVPDLLNFQLNESLNLKQCEAECLKNCSCTAYVNMNVNEGRTSCVMWFGDLFDISEVSDMYRNEVVFVRLSASGLGLTHDSRKKNRLMAILVVSIISSATILGLISFIMWKKWKKRDDLLHLTRLESGEDEREVPLFHFSTIEIATNYFSFGNVIGEGGFGPVYKGNLPTGQEIAVKRLSKDSGQGVEQFRNEVVLIAKLQHKNLVGLLGCCIQGNERMLIYEFMPNKSLDYFIFDHKKRAQLSWRNRFDIVLGITRGLLYLHQDSKLPIIHRDLKASNILLDSNLIPKISDFGLARIFCGNDVETKTSRVVGTFGYMAPEYAIDGTFSAKSDVFSFGVLLLEIVSGKKNRGYSHPDHLHNLLGHAWLLWNEDRGLEVMDTILEETCVRSEVLRFIHVGLLCVQECPEDRPTMSSVLLKLTNEEATLPRPKAPGFFVQRNPYDNFSSTTVTTDVTISILEAR, from the exons ATGAGAGGACTTTGTTTAGAAGAAAACTGGAGTTTTAACATGGAGCGGGATCCTATATTCACTTTGATCTGCTTATTAATAGTAGTTTTTTCACACTTGGAATTGTCAGAGGAAGTTGATGTTTTAGGTGTAGAAGGATCAATCAGTGATGGTGAGACACTGGTTTCATCATTAGAAACCTTTCAGCTAGGCTTCTTCTCACCTGGAAAATCAAGAAACACGTACTTGGGAATATGGTTCAAGACCTGCCCCGAAACGGTTGTTTGGGTTGCAAACAGAAACAATCCCATTGCTGATGGGAAAGGGGTTTTAACGGTAAGTGACAGTGGAAATCTTGTCCTTTTGAACCAGACAAAGAGTGTCGTCTGGTCATCCAATATGTCTGTGACAGCACAAAATCCTGTGGCACAGCTTTTAGATACTGGAAACCTTGTTCTCAAGGACAACAAAAGCACGGCTggaagctatttgtggcaaagctTTGATTATCCATCAGACACACTCTTGCCAGGCATGAAAGTAGGATGGAACTTAAAGACTGGTGAGGAAAGATATTTAACATCATGGAAAAGTACTGATGATCCATCCCCTGGAAACTTCACTTTCAGACTTGACAAAAATGGATTACCTCAGTTAGTCATTGATACAGAATCAATGAAAACGTACCGTACAGGACCATGGAATGGATTTGGGTTTGAAGCTATTCCAGCATATCTCAACTTCCTCTTCAAACATAATGTCGTGTCTAATGAGAATGAGATATTTTTTAGTTATGAAGTTGCCAACAAGGAGATTACCACGCGATTATGGTTGAATCATACTGGTTATTTACAGCGTCTTATATTTACCCATGATAGTAAAAATTGGGAATTTTTGTACTCAGCTCCATTTGATAAATGTGGGATCTATGGATTCTGTGGTGCTAACAGTATATGCAGCAGCCGGAGAGCTGATGCCTGTAAGTGTCTAAAAGGGTTCATTTCAAAATCACAAGAGTCTAAGAACTGTGTAAGAGAATCATCACTAGACTGTCAAAAGGGAGATGGCTTTACCAGGCTTGTTGGGGTTAAAGTGCCGGATTTGTTAAATTTTCAGTTGAATGAGAGCTTGAATCTTAAGCAATGTGAGGCTGAATGCTTGAAGAACTGTTCTTGTACAGCTTATGTTAATATGAATGTAAATGAAGGCCGCACCAGTTGTGTGATGTGGTTTGGTGACCTCTTTGATATTTCAGAAGTTTCAGACATGTACCGAAATGAAGTTGTCTTTGTAAGACTTTCAGCTTCAGGTCTAG GATTAACCCATGATTCGAGGAAAAAGAATAGACTAATGGCTATCCTAGTTGTGTCAATCATTTCAAGTGCAACTATTTTGGGCCTAATATCCTTCATAATGTGGAAGAAATGGAAGAAGCGAG ATGatttgcttcatttaacaagatTGGAAAGTGGGGAAGATGAAAGAGAAGTGCCCTTGTTCCACTTCTCTACCATAGAAATTGCCACCAACTATTTCTCTTTTGGCAATGTAATTGGAGAGGGTGGCTTTGGTCCTGTTTACAAG GGAAATCTCCCAACAGGACAAGAAATAGCAGTAAAGAGGCTGTCAAAAGACTCAGGTCAAGGTGTTGAGCAATTCAGGAATGAAGTAGTTTTGATAGCCAAACTTCAGCATAAGAATCTTGTTGGACTGCTTGGTTGCTGCATTCAAGGAAATGAAAGGATGTTAATCTATGAGTTTATGCCTAACAAAAGCTTAGATTACTTCATCTTTG ATCATAAAAAAAGAGCACAACTATCATGGCGAAACAGGTTTGATATTGTTCTAGGCATCACAAGGGGACTACTCTATCTCCACCAAGATTCTAAACTCCCAATTATTCATAGAGATCTCAAAGCAAGTAATATTTTACTAGATAGCAACTTGATCCCTAAAATTTCGGATTTTGGGTTGGCAAGAATCTTTTGTGGCAATGATGTGGAAACAAAAACAAGTCGAGTGGTCGGAACATT TGGTTATATGGCTCCTGAGTATGCAATTGATGGAACATTTTCAGCCAAATCCGATGTTTTCAGCTTCGGTGTGCTTCTGCTAGAAATAGTAAGTGGTAAAAAGAATAGAGGGTACAGTCATCCCGATCATCTCCACAATCTTCTAGGCCAC GCGTGGTTGCTTTGGAATGAAGATCGAGGTTTGGAAGTGATGGACACAATCCTAGAAGAAACATGTGTTAGGTCCGAAGTTCTTAGATTTATCCATGTTGGGTTATTGTGTGTTCAAGAATGCCCTGAAGACAGACCAACAATGTCATCTGTTCTTCTCAAACTCACAAATGAAGAAGCAACTTTGCCTCGACCAAAAGCACCTGGTTTCTTCGTACAAAGGAATCCCTATGACAATTTTAGTTCTACAACAGTGACAACTGATGTCACCATATCTATTCTTGAAGCTAGATAG
- the LOC108470510 gene encoding universal stress protein PHOS34-like yields the protein MESPNKGRKMGSSNSDRKLPTIKIHLPTSPHHSTSAASSPSPVAGARRKIGVAVDLSEESAYAVRWAVQNYLRPGDAVILLHVSPTNVLYGADWGPLSQAQQSPRTPETQKQLEDDFDAFTASKAADLAKPLKEAGFPFKIHIAKDHDMRERLCLELERLGLSAVIMGSRGCGAEKRGNDGRLGSVTDYCVHHCVCPVIVVRHPDEKDGGNGQPVVTDKEARVEEKDA from the exons atggaaagCCCAAATAAAGGAAGGAAAATGGGTTCTTCTAACAGTGACCGAAAGCTACCCACGATCAAGATTCACCTCCCAACCTCCCCTCATCACTCGACCTCCGCCGCTTCCTCCCCCAGCCCCGTCGCCGGAGCTCGTCGTAAGATTGGCGTAGCAGTGGATCTCTCCGAAGAGTCCGCCTACGCCGTTCGCTGGGCTGTTCAAAACTACCTCCGACCAGGCGATGCTGTCATCCTCCTCCACGTGTCTCCAACCAATGTACTCTATGGAGCTGATTGGGGCCCACTTTCCCAGGCCCAACAAAGCCCACGAACGCCAGAGACCCAGAAGCAACTGGAGGACGACTTCGATGCCTTCACGGCTTCAAAGGCAGCGGATTTGGCCAAACCCTTAAAGGAAGCTGGGTTTCCCTTCAAGATTCATATTGCGAAAGATCATGATATGAGGGAAAGGTTGTGTCTTGAGCTGGAGAGGTTAGGGTTGAGTGCTGTTATAATGGGGAGTAGAGGGTGTGGAGCTGAGAAAAGAGGGAATGATGGGAGGTTGGGGAGCGTTACTGATTATTGTGTGCATCACTGTGTTTGTCCTGTTATTGTTGTTAGGCATCCTGATGAGAAAGATGGCGGGAATGGTCAGCCTGTGGTGACAGATAAGGAGGCCAGGGTGGAGGAAAAAG ATGCCTAG
- the LOC108472760 gene encoding uncharacterized protein LOC108472760, translating into MVYISRNVSNTDRGLNIGSFLKNLSKFAVDSAINVSLKGFTGGKKLYQTFLHEKLKDEPSNVKLMKKEEETQSTKMEDTANKAVGGTEPVKKKKKMVPEDLKEMELEDPKRKTIFIRSRL; encoded by the exons ATGGTCTATATTTCTCGCAACGTGTCGAACACCGATCGGGGCCTCAACATCGGAAGCTTCCTAAAGAACCTAAGCAAATTTGCGGTTGATTCCGCCATTAACGTCTCCCTCAAAGGTTTCACTG GTGGGAAGAAACTGTATCAGACATTTTTGCATGAAAAGTTAAAAGATGAGCCAAGCAATGTGAAACTAATGAAGAAGGAGGAGGAGACACAATCGACAAAAATGGAAGACACTGCAAACAAAGCTGTAGGAGGAACAGAGCctgtgaagaagaagaagaagatggtaCCTGAAGACTTGAAGGAAATGGAGCTCGAAGATCCTAAAAGGAAAACAATTTTCATTCGATCTCGCCTGTAA
- the LOC108472297 gene encoding prenyl transferase-like: MVKLEPIKQIMTDREKHNDAGFKAQFQTHGCDGFTLLQGSTTMSKAKQIKSGFDQRQDSRTNLFESFSDGQMGEDEIEIDINTLSHETLYKLRKLLDNYLLEKQKNQAKAESCEIKIASYPPVAIEKGLTHRNIKCCSSSGSSGESGSSSSVSTKGATIFSGADRSQMYEYGKNLGLSFQVVDDILDFTQSAEQLGKPASSDLAKGNLTAPIIFALEKEPKLRDMIEFEFCETGSLDKAIELVK, encoded by the exons ATGGTCAAGCTAGAGCCCATCAAACAGATCATGACCGATCGGGAGAAGCATAATGATGCAGGTTTCAAGGCACAATTTCAGACCCATGGATGTGATGGATTCACACTACTTCAAGGCTCAACAACAATGTCAAAGGCTAAGCAAATCAAATCAGGATTTGATCAAAGACAAGATTCGAGGACGAATCTTTTTGAG AGTTTTAGTGATGGTCAAATGGGTGAGGATGAGATTGAGATCGATATTAATACTCTAAGTCATGAAACATTGTACAAATTGCGTAAACTTTTGGATAACTATTTGCTAGAGAAGCAGAAAAACCAAGCAAAAGCTGAATCATGTGAAATAAAG ATAGCAAG TTACCCTCCAGTAGCAATAGAGAAGGGGTTAACCCATAGAAATATCAAATGTTGTAGTTCCAGTGGATCTAGTGGTGAATCAGGCTCTTCTTCTAGTG TTAGTACCAAGGGAGCCACCATTTTTAGTGGAGCTGATCGTAGTCAAATGTATGAATATGGAAAGAATCTTGGCCTATCATTCCAAGTTGTTGATGACATATTGGATTTTACACAATCAGCAGAGCAGCTGGGGAAACCAGCTAGTAGTGATCTAGCTAAAGGCAACCTCACAGCACCTATAATTTTTGCACTTGAAAAGGAGCCAAAACTTAGAGATATGATTGAATTTGAGTTCTGCGAGACTGGTTCCCTTGACAAAGCAATCGAACTAGTAAAGTAA